In Temnothorax longispinosus isolate EJ_2023e chromosome 2, Tlon_JGU_v1, whole genome shotgun sequence, one DNA window encodes the following:
- the LOC139808251 gene encoding uncharacterized protein, with amino-acid sequence MLHRLPTDSVRRAEWVRRIGRKSWTPNNNCRLCEDHFTPDQYEQNRIDGLRKLKCNAVPSIFKYRCEESQNRDSLIGNMGSDTPCMDDGPSSTNNDPSTESHIIPDASSSTNNDPSTESHIIPDAPCSVDFSRTKLPRPIPEHSIDIEKQELLGKIQLLRKKNYKVKAKIKQQEEDQSLYKLSGAVVRTVINRHRIRCETCKSALLKSTSCDISRVQVLTDLSNYSRPDTFDKNSGLIFCSELVYCFLQNAEFIFRKREEEFCQV; translated from the exons ATGTTACATCGGTTACCAACTGATTCAGTTCGGAGAGCTGAATGGGTTCGCAGAATCGGACGAAAAAGCTGGACGCCGAACAACAACTGCAGACTCTGTGAG GATCATTTTACTCCTGATCAGTATGAACAAAATAGAATAGACGGATTAAGAAAACTGAAATGCAATGCTGTTCCATCtatattcaaatatagatGTGAAGAGTCACAAAACAGAGATTCGCTAATTGGTAACATGGGAAGTGATACACCATGCATGg ATGATGGGCCATCTTCAACTAATAATGATCCTTCTACAGAATCGCACATTATACCGGATGCATCATCTTCAACTAATAATGATCCTTCTACAGAATCGCACATTATACCCGATGCACCATGTTCTGTAGATTTCTCAAgaacaa aATTGCCACGTCCAATACCAGAACATTCGATTGACATTGAGAAACAGGAATTACttggaaaaatacaattactaCGTAAGAAAAACTACAAGGTTAAAGCGAAAATAAAGCAACAAGAAGAAGatcaatctttatataaacttaGTGGAGCAGTTGTACGAACGGTTATAAATAGGCATCGCATACGATGCGAAACGTGCAAATCGGCTTTATTGAAATCTACTTCGTGTGATATTTCTCGTGTACAGGTTCTCACTGATCTAAGCAATTACTCTCGACCAGACACTTTTGACAAAAATTCAGGGCTAATATTTTGTAGCGAATtggtttattgttttttacaaaatgcagAGTTCATATTTCGAAAACGTGAAGAAGAATTCTGTCAGGTGTAG
- the LOC139808254 gene encoding histone H2B yields MPPKASGKAVKKAGKAQKNISKTDKKKKRKRKESYAIYIYKVLKQVHPDTGISSKAMSIMNSFVNDVFERIAAEASRLAHYNKRSTITSREIQTAVRLLLPGELAKHAVSEGTKAVTKYTSSK; encoded by the coding sequence ATGCCACCTAAGGCGAGCGGCAAAGCTGTGAAGAAGGCCGGTAAGGCCCAGAAGAATATCAGCAAGACcgacaagaagaagaagcgcaAGAGGAAGGAGAGCTACGCTATCTACATCTACAAAGTACTGAAGCAAGTACACCCGGACACCGGAATCTCCAGCAAGGCTATGAGCATAATGAATAGCTTTGTCAACGATGTCTTCGAGCGCATCGCCGCCGAGGCGTCGCGTTTGGCTCACTACAACAAACGCTCGACGATCACTTCCCGGGAGATCCAGACCGCTGTCCGGCTCTTGCTACCTGGAGAACTGGCCAAGCACGCCGTGAGTGAAGGCACCAAGGCTGTCACCAAGTACACCAGCTCCAAGTGA
- the LOC139808253 gene encoding histone H2A, with amino-acid sequence MSGRGKGGKAKGKAKSRSNRAGLQFPVGRIHRLLRKGNYAERVGAGAPVYLAAVMEYLAAEVLELAGNAARDNKKTRIIPRHLQLAIRNDEELNKLLSGVTIAQGGVLPNIQAVLLPKKTEKKA; translated from the coding sequence ATGTCTGGCCGTGGCAAAGGTGGAAAGGCTAAGGGAAAGGCGAAGTCCCGCTCCAATCGTGCTGGACTGCAATTCCCCGTCGGTCGTATTCATAGACTTCTGCGAAAGGGAAATTACGCCGAGCGCGTCGGCGCCGGCGCCCCGGTCTACCTGGCCGCCGTGATGGAGTACTTGGCTGCGGAAGTGTTGGAGTTGGCGGGTAACGCCGCTCGCGACAACAAAAAGACCAGGATCATCCCCAGGCACTTACAACTGGCCATTCGCAATGACGAGGAGTTGAACAAGCTGCTCTCAGGCGTTACCATCGCTCAGGGTGGCGTACTGCCAAATATTCAAGCGGTCTTGCTCCCCAAGAAAACCGAG